One Chryseobacterium indoltheticum DNA segment encodes these proteins:
- a CDS encoding TolC family protein, with the protein MVKNIKTALSVLIGLFPALFFSQEIKQMTASEVAELAIQNHQQIKVSAQNIDIAKQQTDITKLQKLPTITASTSQFYLGNVIAIDKDFSNSTTIPMPHYGSSYAVQATQLIFKGGLVNKSIELAGLREQLSELDLENRKQDIKFLVISNYLDIYKILNQEVVIQNNKKLGLERLKNIQKFYQQGMITRNEVIRGELAIKNLDQGMLTLVNNRKILNYNLNIALGLDSETQIIPIENLGNKETGIGMDYYLNLAHDNNPQIKSAKTNIAVADKNIEIIKTDKMPTLSGFGGYTLQRPITTRNPVLDMYSSGWQGGVSLSYNIDNLYKTKERVMLGELQKNQANDAMTLVQQNLDMAVNAAYTKYQEAIQQAEILNDAKNLADENYKITEAKYLNQLAVQAEMLDAQNQKLQSELDFANAEINVLYQYYNLLKSTGTL; encoded by the coding sequence ATGGTAAAAAACATAAAAACAGCACTATCAGTTTTGATAGGTCTTTTTCCTGCGCTGTTTTTTTCACAAGAAATAAAACAGATGACAGCGAGTGAAGTTGCCGAACTGGCAATTCAAAATCATCAGCAAATTAAAGTTTCTGCTCAGAATATCGATATTGCAAAACAGCAGACAGATATTACAAAACTTCAGAAACTTCCTACAATCACAGCTTCTACGAGCCAATTTTATTTGGGAAATGTAATCGCAATTGACAAAGATTTCTCGAATTCAACGACTATTCCGATGCCGCATTACGGAAGTTCATATGCTGTACAGGCGACTCAATTGATTTTCAAAGGAGGGTTGGTCAATAAATCTATTGAATTGGCAGGACTTCGTGAACAGCTTTCGGAATTAGATTTAGAGAATAGAAAACAGGATATAAAGTTTTTGGTGATCTCTAATTATTTAGACATTTATAAAATTTTAAATCAGGAAGTTGTCATTCAAAACAATAAAAAGCTGGGTCTGGAACGTCTGAAAAATATTCAAAAATTTTATCAGCAAGGAATGATTACCAGAAATGAAGTCATTCGTGGTGAATTGGCGATTAAAAATTTAGACCAGGGAATGCTAACTTTAGTCAACAATAGAAAAATCCTCAATTATAATCTGAATATTGCTTTAGGATTAGATTCTGAAACACAGATTATTCCCATAGAAAATTTAGGCAATAAAGAAACCGGAATCGGGATGGATTATTATCTGAATTTGGCTCACGACAACAATCCACAAATAAAATCTGCAAAAACCAACATTGCCGTTGCCGATAAAAATATCGAAATCATTAAAACGGATAAAATGCCGACACTTTCAGGTTTTGGAGGATATACTTTGCAACGACCTATTACGACAAGAAATCCTGTATTGGATATGTACTCAAGCGGATGGCAAGGTGGTGTTTCTTTGAGTTATAATATTGATAATTTATATAAAACCAAAGAAAGAGTGATGCTTGGTGAGTTACAGAAAAATCAGGCAAATGATGCGATGACATTGGTACAGCAAAATCTTGATATGGCAGTGAATGCAGCATATACAAAATATCAGGAAGCGATACAGCAGGCTGAGATTTTGAATGATGCTAAAAATTTGGCGGATGAAAACTACAAAATTACGGAAGCCAAATATCTGAATCAATTGGCTGTACAGGCGGAAATGCTTGATGCACAAAACCAAAAACTGCAGTCGGAATTAGATTTTGCCAATGCAGAAATCAATGTTCTGTATCAATATTATAATCTGCTGAAATCTACGGGAACACTTTAA
- a CDS encoding SAM-dependent methyltransferase — MLFLLPAYLSENTSISHFSPVIKDYIMQTDYFFVENEKTARKVVKFFAPEKKQSDLKLFLLDKYTENADIKEAQDRMLNGQDFGLLSEAGLPCIADPGNLIVKWCHEKNIRVIPISGPSSIILALISSGFNGQEFTFNGYLPIDKGEKKKKIQFLESELQKTGYSQIFMETPYRNNVLFEDLTKFLSPNTKLCIAANINDPDHEFIKTKTIKDWQKAKPELHKIPAVFVLGK, encoded by the coding sequence ATGCTTTTCCTACTTCCCGCCTATCTTTCAGAAAATACTTCAATCAGCCATTTTTCGCCTGTGATTAAAGATTATATCATGCAGACCGATTATTTTTTTGTTGAAAATGAAAAAACTGCAAGAAAGGTTGTGAAGTTTTTTGCACCTGAAAAAAAGCAGTCAGATTTGAAACTTTTTTTGTTAGATAAATACACGGAAAATGCCGATATCAAAGAAGCTCAGGATAGAATGCTGAATGGTCAGGATTTTGGTCTTCTTTCTGAAGCAGGGCTTCCATGCATCGCAGATCCCGGGAATTTAATAGTGAAATGGTGTCATGAGAAAAATATACGGGTCATTCCTATTTCAGGACCTTCATCTATTATATTGGCTTTAATTTCAAGTGGCTTTAATGGCCAAGAATTTACTTTTAATGGATATTTACCGATTGATAAAGGTGAAAAGAAGAAAAAGATCCAATTTTTGGAAAGTGAGCTTCAGAAAACAGGCTATTCTCAAATTTTCATGGAAACACCTTATAGAAACAATGTGCTTTTTGAAGATTTAACCAAATTTTTATCGCCCAACACAAAGCTTTGTATCGCAGCGAATATCAACGATCCTGACCATGAATTCATCAAAACAAAAACCATTAAAGACTGGCAAAAAGCTAAACCTGAGTTGCATAAAATTCCTGCCGTTTTTGTTTTAGGAAAGTAA
- a CDS encoding low molecular weight protein-tyrosine-phosphatase, whose amino-acid sequence MKILMVCLGNICRSPLAEGIMRSKLPDSFFVDSAGTIDMHKGSNPDKRSVKTAAKYGIDISKQCSRPITTEDLNHFDKIYCMDLSNFENVISLAQNEEQRSKISLLMEAADLNHASGEVPDPYWSELDGFEKVYHQLDEACEKIAQKLLISKTQNS is encoded by the coding sequence ATGAAAATCTTAATGGTCTGTCTTGGAAATATTTGCAGAAGTCCTTTGGCAGAAGGGATTATGCGATCAAAATTACCAGATAGCTTTTTTGTAGATTCCGCCGGAACCATTGATATGCACAAAGGAAGCAATCCCGATAAAAGATCGGTGAAAACTGCTGCCAAATACGGCATTGATATTTCAAAGCAATGTTCCCGACCCATTACCACTGAAGATTTAAATCATTTCGATAAAATTTATTGCATGGATCTGAGCAATTTTGAAAATGTAATTTCTTTAGCTCAAAATGAGGAACAGCGAAGTAAAATTTCATTATTAATGGAAGCAGCAGATCTTAATCATGCTTCAGGTGAGGTTCCCGATCCTTACTGGAGCGAGCTCGACGGTTTTGAAAAAGTATATCATCAGCTGGATGAAGCCTGCGAAAAAATTGCCCAAAAACTTCTCATTTCCAAAACTCAAAACTCATAA
- a CDS encoding helix-turn-helix domain-containing protein, whose translation MDKMTALEKFGVDVFTQHNIFERISVDKPFRPDNPAFIFIKSGSIKLRQHFNDLELTANTFMVTDPQTVYEMISVSDDFQSRMVSYKREFISALSLKFNRLITYRYFRQQMNVGVPFSQNDLDLIWKSVNFLKYIIDSETEMTYKKEIVEHLFSVFCYQIAGIISNEDSRAMNQMSRQQEIVFVFLNDLSSHHLNNRTVEFYAERQSITTRHLSSVVKSVTGKSASQIVASIVINEAKVYLNSSKMPISEISTILGFSDQYSFSHFFKKHLEISPSQYRQQYQ comes from the coding sequence ATGGATAAAATGACTGCTTTAGAAAAATTCGGAGTTGATGTTTTTACGCAACACAATATTTTCGAAAGAATATCTGTGGATAAACCTTTCCGGCCTGATAATCCGGCTTTTATCTTTATTAAAAGTGGGTCTATAAAGCTTCGTCAACATTTCAACGATCTTGAGCTTACTGCCAATACATTTATGGTGACAGATCCGCAAACGGTTTATGAGATGATTTCTGTGAGTGACGATTTTCAGTCGAGAATGGTTTCTTATAAACGTGAATTTATTTCTGCTTTGTCGTTGAAATTCAATAGGTTGATTACTTACCGGTATTTTCGACAGCAAATGAATGTAGGAGTTCCTTTTTCTCAGAATGATTTGGATCTAATTTGGAAAAGTGTCAATTTTTTAAAATATATTATAGATTCTGAAACAGAAATGACTTATAAAAAAGAGATTGTAGAGCATCTTTTTTCGGTGTTCTGTTATCAGATAGCAGGAATTATTTCTAATGAAGATAGCCGTGCAATGAATCAGATGTCGAGACAGCAAGAGATCGTTTTTGTTTTCCTAAATGATTTATCGTCTCACCATCTTAATAATAGAACAGTAGAGTTTTATGCCGAGCGACAGTCGATTACAACCAGACATCTTTCGTCGGTAGTGAAGTCAGTAACAGGTAAGTCGGCAAGTCAAATTGTTGCTTCTATTGTAATCAATGAAGCGAAGGTCTACTTAAATTCTTCTAAAATGCCTATTTCAGAGATTTCTACGATATTAGGTTTCAGTGATCAGTATTCTTTTTCTCATTTTTTCAAGAAACATTTAGAGATAAGCCCGAGTCAGTACCGACAGCAATACCAATAA
- a CDS encoding DUF2891 domain-containing protein yields the protein MKKSLLALAFLPVLIFAQENPKLTDEMAIKLSEKPLHCINQEYPNKTAHIINNANEVALSPKELHPSFYGCFDWHSSVHGHWMLVRLLKTKPNLSVAKDIEKILDNSFTKENLQTEADYFTKYQLTTTFERTYGWAWLLKLDEELMTWNHPKAKIWHQNLKPLTDKILSSWKTYLPKQTYPNRTGVHPNTAFAMVFALDWAKATGDKTFENELIEKAKYFYLNNTKTPAYLEPDGSDFFSPSLEIADLMRRILPQKEFVKWLDQFYEKRSIENIEKIPVVSDLSDYQTVHLVGLSFTKAWCMKGIAKSLPDNHPLKKQFQKTANIFLNNGLPLLFQGNYGGDHWLASFAVYALED from the coding sequence ATGAAAAAAAGTCTTTTAGCATTGGCATTTTTACCGGTTTTAATTTTTGCTCAGGAAAACCCCAAGTTGACGGATGAAATGGCAATAAAACTATCCGAAAAACCGCTTCATTGCATCAATCAGGAATATCCGAACAAAACAGCACACATTATTAATAATGCGAATGAAGTAGCTTTAAGCCCGAAAGAGCTACATCCAAGTTTTTACGGATGTTTTGATTGGCATAGTTCGGTTCATGGTCATTGGATGTTGGTTCGACTATTAAAAACAAAACCGAACTTATCGGTTGCTAAAGACATTGAAAAAATATTAGACAATTCATTTACAAAAGAAAATTTACAGACTGAAGCTGATTATTTTACGAAATATCAGTTAACAACGACTTTTGAAAGAACTTATGGTTGGGCATGGTTATTAAAGTTAGATGAAGAATTAATGACTTGGAATCATCCGAAAGCTAAAATCTGGCATCAGAATCTAAAGCCTTTAACAGATAAAATTCTGAGTTCTTGGAAAACTTATCTTCCGAAGCAAACGTATCCCAACAGAACGGGAGTTCATCCCAATACAGCTTTTGCAATGGTTTTTGCATTAGATTGGGCAAAAGCAACCGGTGATAAAACTTTTGAAAACGAATTGATTGAAAAAGCAAAATATTTCTATTTAAATAATACCAAAACTCCCGCATATCTCGAACCAGATGGTTCTGACTTTTTCTCGCCAAGTTTGGAAATTGCAGATTTAATGCGAAGAATTCTTCCTCAGAAAGAGTTTGTAAAATGGCTTGACCAATTTTATGAAAAGAGAAGTATCGAAAATATCGAGAAAATTCCTGTAGTAAGTGATTTGAGCGATTATCAAACCGTACATTTAGTTGGTTTATCTTTCACTAAAGCTTGGTGTATGAAGGGTATTGCGAAGTCTCTTCCGGATAATCATCCACTAAAAAAACAATTCCAAAAAACGGCAAATATCTTTTTAAACAACGGACTTCCGCTTTTATTTCAAGGAAATTATGGTGGAGATCATTGGCTGGCAAGTTTTGCGGTGTATGCTTTGGAAGATTAA
- the dnaA gene encoding chromosomal replication initiator protein DnaA — protein sequence MDENLMMIWQKCLQFMRDNLNAAEDNSDLKKLEKSFDLLFDKVQPISLVDNNLTLMVPSDFYKEYIEDNYLSLLSAALKKNIGKGVKLWYSVMENKPSGLEKPVTMNMKGKSVPTPKIQETMPQGFSGNIVNPFVVPGIKKVNIDSNLKADFSFDNYVEGESNKFASTVARSIAKRPGATAFNPLFLYGGYGVGKTHLGQAVGLEVKSQFPDKVVLYLSSEKFIQQFISAAKAHKQTEFANFYQMVDVLIIDDIQFLSGKSATQDSFFHIFDYLHQNGKQIILTSDKAPVDIMDIQDRIVSRFKWGLSAEIKSPDLDTRRQIIVDKLSRDGIVLTDDMLDFLAAEAKTNVRELIGVINSVIAYSTIYKSDLSLELLKETINKIAANQKKIINIPYIQDVVCDYFGIKREQLLSKTRKREIALPRQLAMYFAKEFTNATFTKIGEEMGGKDHSTVMYACETIKDVSKIDKEIKKYVKELTEKIKH from the coding sequence ATGGATGAAAATTTAATGATGATATGGCAGAAGTGCCTTCAGTTTATGCGAGATAATCTTAACGCAGCTGAAGATAATTCTGATCTTAAAAAACTTGAAAAATCTTTCGATTTACTATTCGACAAAGTACAGCCAATTTCATTGGTTGACAATAACCTTACGTTGATGGTTCCGAGTGATTTTTACAAAGAATATATTGAAGATAACTATCTGTCATTGCTTTCTGCTGCCCTAAAGAAAAATATTGGTAAAGGCGTTAAACTTTGGTATTCGGTAATGGAAAACAAGCCAAGCGGCTTAGAAAAACCGGTTACCATGAATATGAAGGGGAAGTCTGTTCCCACACCAAAAATTCAGGAAACAATGCCTCAGGGGTTTTCCGGTAATATTGTAAATCCTTTTGTAGTTCCGGGAATCAAAAAAGTAAACATTGATTCTAATCTTAAAGCAGATTTTTCTTTTGATAATTATGTGGAAGGTGAAAGCAACAAATTTGCTTCTACCGTTGCACGATCAATTGCTAAAAGACCGGGAGCAACTGCTTTTAACCCTTTGTTTTTGTATGGAGGTTATGGGGTTGGTAAAACGCACTTGGGTCAGGCTGTAGGTCTGGAAGTGAAAAGCCAATTTCCTGATAAAGTAGTGCTTTATTTATCATCTGAGAAATTTATCCAACAGTTTATTTCGGCTGCTAAGGCTCATAAACAAACAGAATTTGCCAATTTTTATCAAATGGTAGATGTATTGATTATTGATGATATTCAGTTCCTTTCCGGGAAATCCGCAACTCAGGATAGCTTCTTCCATATTTTTGATTATTTGCATCAAAACGGAAAGCAGATCATCCTTACTTCAGATAAAGCTCCTGTTGACATTATGGATATTCAGGACAGAATTGTTTCCCGTTTCAAATGGGGACTTTCTGCAGAAATAAAATCTCCGGATCTCGATACCCGTAGACAGATTATTGTTGATAAATTGAGCAGAGACGGTATCGTTCTTACAGATGATATGCTCGATTTCCTGGCTGCAGAAGCAAAAACCAATGTAAGAGAATTGATTGGTGTTATTAATTCTGTAATTGCTTATTCAACGATTTATAAATCAGATTTAAGCCTTGAATTATTAAAGGAAACTATTAATAAAATTGCGGCTAATCAGAAAAAGATCATCAATATTCCTTATATTCAGGATGTGGTTTGTGATTATTTCGGAATTAAAAGAGAACAGCTTTTATCTAAAACAAGAAAAAGAGAAATTGCACTTCCGAGACAATTGGCAATGTATTTTGCAAAAGAGTTTACCAACGCTACTTTCACAAAAATAGGTGAAGAAATGGGTGGCAAAGATCACTCAACGGTAATGTACGCCTGCGAAACGATCAAAGACGTTTCTAAAATTGATAAGGAAATAAAAAAATATGTAAAAGAATTGACAGAAAAAATAAAACATTAA
- a CDS encoding HlyD family secretion protein — protein sequence MENKEQNTQDTQPAVSSAEAKKKQNKKNKIRAIISNIIVFLVIGFGLFWLIRQYFHIGDKTYTEAAQVEEFINPINTRVSAYIKEIKFIEHQQVKKGDTLVILDEREIMTQLGQAEAAYQNALAQKSATSSSVNTVSNNVSVMESNIAGAKARLWNAEQNLNRYKNLLASEAVTKQQFDQMKTEYDAQKAAYETLVNQKQSANLSTTEVKSKLGINDAEIKRTKSALEMAKINLSYTVITAPYDGVMGRRVISEGQLIQPGQQVGTIVLNNHKWVTANFLESQMPNIKIGQKMMMTADALGGKQFEGTVTAISAATGSRYSSVPTDNSTGNFIKVQQRIPVRIEFTSSNKKEDVAKLSAGMNMNVSL from the coding sequence ATGGAAAACAAAGAACAAAATACTCAAGATACACAGCCTGCAGTTTCAAGTGCAGAAGCTAAGAAAAAACAAAATAAAAAGAATAAAATAAGAGCCATCATCTCAAATATTATTGTTTTTCTGGTGATTGGTTTTGGACTGTTTTGGCTGATTCGTCAATATTTTCATATCGGCGATAAAACCTATACAGAAGCTGCTCAGGTGGAGGAATTTATAAATCCAATCAACACACGAGTTTCAGCTTATATCAAAGAAATTAAATTCATCGAACATCAACAGGTGAAAAAAGGCGACACTTTGGTAATCCTGGATGAGAGAGAAATTATGACGCAGCTTGGTCAGGCGGAAGCAGCTTATCAAAATGCTTTAGCACAAAAATCGGCGACAAGTTCATCGGTAAATACAGTTTCTAATAACGTAAGTGTTATGGAATCTAATATTGCCGGAGCAAAAGCCAGACTTTGGAATGCCGAACAGAATTTAAACCGATACAAAAACCTTTTAGCTTCGGAAGCGGTCACAAAACAGCAATTTGACCAGATGAAAACAGAATATGATGCCCAAAAAGCAGCATACGAAACATTAGTAAATCAAAAGCAGTCAGCCAATCTTTCTACAACTGAAGTGAAAAGTAAATTAGGAATCAACGATGCAGAAATCAAAAGAACAAAATCTGCATTGGAAATGGCAAAAATCAATCTTTCTTATACCGTAATTACTGCGCCTTACGATGGCGTGATGGGAAGAAGAGTGATTTCTGAAGGTCAGCTGATTCAGCCGGGACAACAGGTGGGAACGATTGTTTTAAATAATCACAAATGGGTAACTGCCAACTTTTTGGAAAGCCAGATGCCGAACATCAAAATCGGACAAAAAATGATGATGACCGCAGATGCTTTGGGTGGAAAACAATTTGAAGGAACGGTAACTGCAATTTCTGCAGCAACGGGTTCGAGATATTCTAGTGTTCCAACAGACAATTCTACGGGTA